CCCTCCTGAGCATCTGGTGGAAGGAAGTGCTGCACAGCGCCGCTGCACAGCCGAGTCCATCTCTGCTGAGCACGGCTCGCCACCCCCTGGGCGACAGGAAGACTGCAGTTCCACAAATGGAGGGAACGGAACGCATCCCTTTGTGCAGACCAGACTCCCACCTTTGGTTGTGTATCTCCAGCCCAGGGTTAGTAATAGCAGAGGGATGCTGGGTGGCTCCGAGAGACCAAGCAATGGGAGGGACCTGGGTCTGCCAGGGGAGCTGGCAGCCCAGCCTGTGGTACCGGATGCAGAAAGCTGCACAGAGTCCTACAAGAGGGTGTGTTGGGACTGCAAATCCCAGCATGCAGTGCCCTAGCAAGGCTGCTCAAGGAGTGTTGCATGTTGGAAGCTGTAGTCTTCTAGGTCGGCACTGAGGATAAACAAGGGCATGCATATCCTCCCCTACTTTTGCCATGCTTGGGCTCCTAGTGTATCCCTGTGATGGGTAGAGGTGAGGGAGAGCCCGATTTTTGAGCACTGCCCAAGGGCAGAAGAAGGTGGTACTCACTGGAGAGCTTTGCATCGCAGCAGGACAGGGAAGAGGATCCTCAAGCTGCTGGTGTCAAGGTTGCAGGAGGTCAGGTTCAGCTCCTCCACCTCGTGGCATGTGGTGCCCATGACAGACGCCAGGACAGAGCACTTGAGAGGGGTCATCTTGACGGATGAGAGGTTGACAGTCCGGAGGGAGCGGATGGCCTCAGCTGTGAAGCGCTCGTTCTGGAACTCATGCAGGAAGAAGAGGTAGTCCATCAGCTCGGAGGGGGGCAGGCCTTTGCGGCTCTTCCTGATGACCGTCTTCTTCATGGCCTTGGCGATCTCAAAGGCTGCCAGGTTCTTGATGGAGCAGCCCAGCTGCTCAAGGATGGCGCGGTTACGGCGGGACAGTATCCCACCCATGAAGATGGGGAAGAGCTCAAAGACCTCATCATCAGGGGCTTCATCAGGGTGGCGCATGGGGCCCTCCACACCCAGGATGCTGGAATTGATCTGGTCCAAGACATCATCGTTGTAGTAGTCCTCCTCTTTGAACAGCTCCTCTGCCATGGTGTGGGCAATAGCATCCCGGTCCTTACCACTCAGCCGGGAGAAGTAGCGAGGGAAGATTTTGAGCAGATTGAAGAGCACTGGCAGGAAGCGCAAGGGCAGCACCTTGGAGATGATATTCAGAACGACAGCAACATCTTCACTCACCTTCCCAATGACCTCTGACAGCTCCTTCCCCACTCTCTGTGCCAGGGTCTTCTTCTCACCCAGCACCACATACAGGGCTGCCAGGTACTCCTGCATAgcagggatggtgaagacaaAGGTGTGCTCTTTGCCTGGCTGCACACACGGAGTGAGGAAGAAGCGGAAGACGTCACTGCGGAAAACCTCCAGGAGGTTGAGCTCACTTTCAGTCTTCATCTCCACCTCAAAGCACTGCTGCAGGTCATCCTCTGAGAAGCAGGTCTTGCGGGACATCACCCCTTCGTAGGCCAGCTTACCCACCGTCTTGGCCACGTACTTCATCATGGAGATGTTGGTGGGGTCGGTGCTGTCCAGCACCTCCCCGCTGAAGTTGAGCCTCAGGAAGCTGGTGTAGATGCCAGTCAGGGTCTGGCTGGGAGGCACTGTCCTGGTGAAGTAGAGGAAGTGCAGCGTGGTGCACACCAGCCAGCAGTAAGAGGGCAAGAAGCAGGCAGCGGCTATTTGATTGTGGCGCTCCAAGTTCCTTGACAACATCTCCACCAAGTTTTCCTGCTCACCTGAGCTGCTACCTGCACTGTTCTCTCcactgcagccaggctggctGAGACGCATCTGGAAGTACAGCTTCTGCAGGTTGGTGTCGGAGAAGCCACAGATCTCGGCATAGCGGCCCACATACTTGCCAGGGATCCGGCGCACCGCTGACGGGCGTGTGGTGACAATGATGCTGGCCTGGAAGCAGAGGGCTGGGTGAGTTTGGAGGTGCTCCCTTTGCGGCTTTAATTTAAGCTCAGCAGGGTCCCAAGTGCATAACCCACATATAGGTGCACAAGGATCACACCACCCGGTGGCTGGGGTTCAAGAAGCTGCTGCCCAAAGGGTGTTGGTTCAAATCTGGCTCAGGCAGAGGGGACAGAAGAGCTTTCCCCATCCCCTGCTAGACATATATCAAGTCTGGAAGACCACAGCCCAGCAAACTGCCTTCTTTGCCTTACCAGGCCTCCCCAAAGATCCCACAGAGACAAACCAGTAACAGTGACATGACGCCACCTTGGCGAGTCCCTCCAGGAATGGAGGCTGCCTGTTCTCTTACAGTCAAGCTGAACTACAAGCAATTAGCACAGTGGCCATGCCTGCAAGGCCCCAGGGCTCACCCCCAGCCTTTCTCCAGCATAAAGGATCTGGAGGGAGACACTGACCTCTGGCAGGAGGTATTTTCGCAGCAGGTTGACCACGATGGTAGAGGGAGGCACAGGCTCATTAGGGTcacagcacagctctgtgccAGCCAGCCGGAAGTCCAAGTTGAGGCGCTCCAGGCCATTGAGGATGAAAAGAACCTTGAGGTTGGAAGCACCTAGCATCGGCACCACATCCCGGAGGTGCTGGTACTTCTTGGTTATGAGGCGCCGCAGGGAGATGGGGGCATGACTATGGGACAGGTCCTCGCAGGAGAAGGGGATGACCAACTCAAAGCGGGGTAGGCGACCATGGCACCAGTCCACCACCATCTTCTTGATGAGGGTGCTCTTCCCTGTGCCCACGGTGCCATACAGCACCACATTCTTCACCTGCCGCCCACAGGCATCCACATCGAAAAGGTTCTGGAGGCTGATAActtggctgcagggctgctggagctggttcTGGATGGTTAGGTCAGGCGAGGGCTTCAGGATCTCTTCCAGGGAGCTCTCCCGGATCACTGGGTCCACGTGGACTGCATCCAGTGAGAAGGAAGGACCGAACTGCCTCTCTTCATTGGGCTGGTGGCTGAACCATGCAGACAGGCTCTTCTGGTGTTTCTTGATGGCATCTGAGAAGAGGAAGGTGCTTGATAATACAAGGgcttctcactggctggggacTGGGGAAGTTGCCTGCTCCAAGCCACTGCAGTGAGCTGGCTGCAGAGAGGAGGACAGAACCCAGTTCTTGCTAACGCACACACTCCCCAGGACagtagctgcccccagccccctgtGTAGGACCCTCCACCCTCTTCAGTGCAGGACTGCAAGCTTACCAGAAGAGGCCACGTTCCTCAGCTGGGACAGGCCGTGGCGAGAGGAGCTGGGCTGGACAGAGTGCTCCTGGGACCCTCCCTGGTAGCGAACACAGCCCCTGCAAGAGGAAGGAGAGTGTCATGAGGAGGGCAGGGGCCAGCAACTCTAAGTCCTGCCTGGGGCAGGGTAGGCAGATCACAAGTGAGTGCCATGGGAAGTGCTGAGTAGAGCCAGctcaccccttccttcccctgcaCTAAGGGAGAGTACAGGGCCAGGGCAAGGGCACAGCTGAGAACCTGAAGGCAGGTCAGCAAGCCATGCACTATACATCCCCAGCAAACCTGTGGTGAGGC
This genomic window from Accipiter gentilis chromosome 5, bAccGen1.1, whole genome shotgun sequence contains:
- the NLRX1 gene encoding NLR family member X1 isoform X2, encoding MSWAMQCQSYLPWGSWTQLRRSLSGSSGTRSVYLCAASMPGAAGSYFLRKVPRTSDISLPRGCVRYQGGSQEHSVQPSSSRHGLSQLRNVASSDAIKKHQKSLSAWFSHQPNEERQFGPSFSLDAVHVDPVIRESSLEEILKPSPDLTIQNQLQQPCSQVISLQNLFDVDACGRQVKNVVLYGTVGTGKSTLIKKMVVDWCHGRLPRFELVIPFSCEDLSHSHAPISLRRLITKKYQHLRDVVPMLGASNLKVLFILNGLERLNLDFRLAGTELCCDPNEPVPPSTIVVNLLRKYLLPEASIIVTTRPSAVRRIPGKYVGRYAEICGFSDTNLQKLYFQMRLSQPGCSGENSAGSSSGEQENLVEMLSRNLERHNQIAAACFLPSYCWLVCTTLHFLYFTRTVPPSQTLTGIYTSFLRLNFSGEVLDSTDPTNISMMKYVAKTVGKLAYEGVMSRKTCFSEDDLQQCFEVEMKTESELNLLEVFRSDVFRFFLTPCVQPGKEHTFVFTIPAMQEYLAALYVVLGEKKTLAQRVGKELSEVIGKVSEDVAVVLNIISKVLPLRFLPVLFNLLKIFPRYFSRLSGKDRDAIAHTMAEELFKEEDYYNDDVLDQINSSILGVEGPMRHPDEAPDDEVFELFPIFMGGILSRRNRAILEQLGCSIKNLAAFEIAKAMKKTVIRKSRKGLPPSELMDYLFFLHEFQNERFTAEAIRSLRTVNLSSVKMTPLKCSVLASVMGTTCHEVEELNLTSCNLDTSSLRILFPVLLRCKALHLQLNSLGSDACKEIRDLLLHDKCVVSNLRLANNPLGKQGAQYLAEALAGNRSLTHLSLLHTALGDQGAEVIAQHLAANQHLQELNLGYNSLTDTAALHVVEVAKKHATLDKVHLYFNDISEDGKQVLHSLRMDRDGVRALVFLTAGTDVSDYWSNILNVVQRNLPFWDRERVQQHLALILQDLESSRRQTANPWRKAKFLRVESEVKKMLGKLQHGTL
- the NLRX1 gene encoding NLR family member X1 isoform X1, which gives rise to MGGDYAQHPYVLQPPRPGRPGERAQRLQGHGKGCPPGHSTSPAGPATTGQLRDTAGVGEATMQRMSWAMQCQSYLPWGSWTQLRRSLSGSSGTRSVYLCAASMPGAAGSYFLRKVPRTSDISLPRGCVRYQGGSQEHSVQPSSSRHGLSQLRNVASSDAIKKHQKSLSAWFSHQPNEERQFGPSFSLDAVHVDPVIRESSLEEILKPSPDLTIQNQLQQPCSQVISLQNLFDVDACGRQVKNVVLYGTVGTGKSTLIKKMVVDWCHGRLPRFELVIPFSCEDLSHSHAPISLRRLITKKYQHLRDVVPMLGASNLKVLFILNGLERLNLDFRLAGTELCCDPNEPVPPSTIVVNLLRKYLLPEASIIVTTRPSAVRRIPGKYVGRYAEICGFSDTNLQKLYFQMRLSQPGCSGENSAGSSSGEQENLVEMLSRNLERHNQIAAACFLPSYCWLVCTTLHFLYFTRTVPPSQTLTGIYTSFLRLNFSGEVLDSTDPTNISMMKYVAKTVGKLAYEGVMSRKTCFSEDDLQQCFEVEMKTESELNLLEVFRSDVFRFFLTPCVQPGKEHTFVFTIPAMQEYLAALYVVLGEKKTLAQRVGKELSEVIGKVSEDVAVVLNIISKVLPLRFLPVLFNLLKIFPRYFSRLSGKDRDAIAHTMAEELFKEEDYYNDDVLDQINSSILGVEGPMRHPDEAPDDEVFELFPIFMGGILSRRNRAILEQLGCSIKNLAAFEIAKAMKKTVIRKSRKGLPPSELMDYLFFLHEFQNERFTAEAIRSLRTVNLSSVKMTPLKCSVLASVMGTTCHEVEELNLTSCNLDTSSLRILFPVLLRCKALHLQLNSLGSDACKEIRDLLLHDKCVVSNLRLANNPLGKQGAQYLAEALAGNRSLTHLSLLHTALGDQGAEVIAQHLAANQHLQELNLGYNSLTDTAALHVVEVAKKHATLDKVHLYFNDISEDGKQVLHSLRMDRDGVRALVFLTAGTDVSDYWSNILNVVQRNLPFWDRERVQQHLALILQDLESSRRQTANPWRKAKFLRVESEVKKMLGKLQHGTL